A region from the Brassica napus cultivar Da-Ae chromosome C8, Da-Ae, whole genome shotgun sequence genome encodes:
- the BNAC08G02990D gene encoding uncharacterized protein BNAC08G02990D: MKQQHFLVAFFVVLFSFLLFVYLSEGKSEVAEDYWKKMMKSEPLPEPIKDILNNPFRTGQERFAKNFNTKSVVIIYHNPNV, translated from the exons ATGAAGCAACAACATTTTTTGGTCGCCTTCTTCGTAGTCCTTTTCAGCTTCCTCCTT TTTGTGTATCTGAGTGAAGGAAAATCAGAAGTTGCAGAGGACTattggaagaagatgatgaagagtgAGCCATTACCTGAACCAATCAAAGATATTCTCAACAATCCTTTTAGGACAGGACAAGAGAGGTTCGCTAAGAATTTCAACACCAAATCTGTCGTCATCATCTACCACAATCCTAATGTATAA